The Klebsiella africana sequence GTATTAGGTGATGAGCTTCACTTTGGCCGGGCTGCCCGTAAACTCGAAATGATGCCTGCGTCACTGAGTCGCTTTATCAAACTACTGGAGGATGATTTGGGGATCAGGCTACTGAATCGATCGACACGCAACGTGTCGCTAACGCCTGAAGGCGCCGCCTTTTTAAATGAGGCCAAAACGGTCATTGCTGATTTCGATGCGCTACGGCAGCGATTCCGGAAAAATAGCCTGTTGCAGAAAAGAACGTTGCGGATCGGGGCTATCGACAGCGCAGCCAAAGGATTACTTCCTGAATTGCTTAATCTTTTCGTCAGGCGTTTTCCTGAAGCAGATATTCATCTTACGGAAGATAAATCTCACAAACTTATCCCCCGACTCATTTCAGGATGGCTGGATGTGGTTTTTGTGCGCCCGCCGGAACACATTGATGCCACGCTGACAACGCGTTTTATCGCCAATGAAACCTGCGTGCTCGCCGTGCCCGCTAACCACCGGCTGGTCAGTTATGATGAAGTCAGTATCGATGACTTTCGGCACGAGCCGGTTATCTTGCCGGAAAGACGCACCCGGCGTCACAGCCATGACCTGACAATGAATATTTTCAAGGAAGGTGGCAGCATGCCTGTTATCGCGCAGTATGCTGAAGAGAAGCAGACTATCCTGAGTTTTGTTGCCGCTGGACTCGGTATTGCTCTGGTGCCTGCGTCCTATAAAGACATGAATGCGGACGGCGTGAAATACCTTGCGCTCACGCCCAAAAAACATATCGAAGGCCTTCCCCTCAGCGCGATGTGGCATCAGGGAAATAACAATATCTATGTGCGATCCCTGCTGGAGATACTTTCCGACAACATCGACGAGCTGACCCGTGATTTGTGACGAACAAGATGATTGTTGCGCCAGGGCGGCAGCACGCGAGAATTTAGCTCGGTTGCTGCAGACTGTCGGCGTATTTGCGCGTTAAGCGAAACAGCGCTTGCACCTCCTCTTCCGGCCACTGCGCCAGCACCTGATTCATTAACCGCCGCCGCGCTAGCGCAATACTGTCGATCATCCGTTGTCCCTTGGCGCTAAGCGTCACTTCACTGATCCGTCGGTCATGACGGTTAGGTTGCTTACAGGCGAGTCCCTGGGCTTCCAGTTTTTTCACCTGGCGGCTGACGGTGGTGTAATCGCGCCCTAAATGATCCGCCAGCTCAACCACCCCTACCGGGCCATGGCGCCCTACCGCCACCAGCAGCGGAAACAGCATCTGTTCCAGCTGGACGCCGGCCGCCTGGAGGATCTGCTCGTCGCGCAGCGGCTGGTTCATCACGCTGATGATATCCAGCAGCGCGCCGTGAAAATCGGTAATGTCGTAGTCATTATGTGCATCTTGCATGTATTAATTTTCCGCGTATAGTGCTGCAAAACAATATGTGTATTTTACACATAATCCCCGACAGGAGATAATTTATGAAAGCAGCCGTGGTTTTTGACCTTGCAGAAGGCCCGGTTTGGGCCGATTTTATCGAGCCGCAGCCTGCGCCGGGCCAGACGCTCATTGACATCCGCGCCGCCGCGATGAGCCATGTGGTCAAGGCCCGGGCGTCTGGAAGCCATTACAGCTTCGATGGCAATCTGCCCTTTGTGCCCGGTATCGATGGCGTCGGCACATTACCCAATGGCCAGCGCGTCTACTTCGCCTTCCCCACCGCCCCCTTCGGCAGTATGGCGCAGCGGGCGCCGGTTGCCCTGCAGAATTGCCTGCCGGTGCCGGATGCGCTCGATGATGTTAGCGCGGCGGCGATGGCCAATCCCGGCATGTCCGCATGGGCATCGCTGGTGACACGCGCCCAGCTCCAGGCCGGTGAAACGGTGCTGATTAACGGCGCCACCGGCAGCGCCGGTCAACTGGCGGTGCAGATTGCCCGCTATCTGGGGACAAAAAAAATCATTGCGACCGGGCGTAATGCGCAGGCGCTGGCGGCGCTGGACGCCGATGTGTGCATTCAGTTAAACGCTGATGATAAAACAGTGACTGAACAGTTTTCAGTGGCCAGCGCCGCACAGATTGATGTGGTTATCGATTATCTGTGGGGGCGCAGCGCGGAATTGTTATTGCCGGCGCTGGCGAAATATACCCCTGCCGGCAGTCCGGTGCGCTATGTGCAGGTGGGATCCCTGGCTGGCGCCGATATCGCGTTAAATGGCGCAGTGCTGCGTTCCGCCCCACTCCTGCTGATGGGCAGCGGTATCGGTAGCCTGACGATGCCGCAACTGCTGGCGGCGACGGGTGAAATGCTGCAGGCGGCGGTGCCGGGTAAATTGACCATCGCCACTACCCCGCGGCCGCTGCAGGAGATCGCGGCGGCCTGGCCGCAGGACGACAGCCAGAAGCGCACGGTCTTTACCCTCGGATAAAAAAATCGCTTCCGCACAAAAGATGGGGTTGATATCTTAAATGAGAAATATTATCTTTCTCATTACTGAATAGTTGAGTAAATAACTCAGGTATTCAGTACGACATTGCTCACATTGCTTCCAGTATTTTTGCCCGCACGTGTGCGGGCTTTTTTTTACTCGCAACACACCTCACGCACCAGCTGCCGCCGCCAGCGGTGGCCCGGCGCCTGCTCCAGACGACATACGGCGCGGCATCGTTCTCCGTCACGCAGCGAGAGAACGCTCGCTGGTCATCACCCCGACCACGCGGTCGCGGTACAGAGCCTGCAGAGGGATCGGTGGTCCCCTATTTTTCATTACACCAATTTCCAGAACGGCGTCCTCCTCGCGCAGAAGGAGGGCATCTTTTATGCCAAAAGCCACGAAGCGCTGGGTTAACCCTCGCGCCTGTCACTTCGCAGCGCGGCCTGTCTCCGGCCTCTTTCAGCCGCCCTTTCGCTCCAATACCACCCTTTTCGTTCAAAATTTGTGAATTATGTAAATTGCGATGAAGAAATAAGTTTAAACGTCAACTTTTCTATGTAAATATTAAGAAGAATGATAACTATTCTTTTTATCATTTATGAAGTCACACCGGGTCAGCGCAAGCCAGACGACGAATAACGTCGCTTTTGCGCGGTGTGAGATGTGCTAATAACTAAAAATAAGCCTGCATTTATCATGGAAAAAAACGCTTCTCTGCCTTTCGGCAGTTTCAACTCATTGGCATTGTTTACGGGTCTGTGTCTGGGTGCCTCACCGGCAACGGGCATCGCAGCGGAAAAATCGGTCAAAAATAGTGAAGAGACGCTGGTGGTGGAAGCCAGCCCACCTTCACTTTATTCTCCCGGCGCCTCTGCCGATCCGAAATTCAATAAACCGCTGGTCGATACCACCCGCACCATCACCGTGATCCCGGAACAGGTGATTAAAGATCAGGGCGTCACCAACCTGACTGACGCCCTCAAAAACGTCCCCGGCGTCGGGGCGTTTTATGCCGGGGAGAATGGCAGCTCAACCACCGGAGATGCCATCTACATGCGCGGCGTGGATACCTCTAACAGCATCTATGTGGACGGCATTCGCGACATCGGCAGCGTGACGCGCGATACCTTCAATACCCAGCAGGTGGAAGTCATCAAAGGGCCCGCCGGCACGGACTATGGCCGCAGCGCGCCCTCCGGCTCGATCAATATGATCAGCAAGCAGCCGCGCCTTGACTCCGGGATCGACGGTTCAGCCAGCATCGGCAGCGCCTGGTCGCGCCGGGGCACTCTCGACCTTAACCAGGCGTTTAGCGATAACGCTGCGTTCCGTCTGAACCTGATGGGGGAAAAAACCCATGACGCCGGTCGGGACCGCATTGAAAACGAACGCTATGGCATCGCACCGTCGCTGGCCTTCGGACTCGATACCCCAACTCGTCTGTATCTGAACTATCTGCACGTCCGGCAGAACAACACCCCGGATGGCGGGATCCCCACCGTCGGCCTGCCGGGCTATTCGGCGCCTTCGCCGAAATATGCCGCGCTCAACTCCGCCGGCAAGGTCGATACCAACAATTTCTATGGCACCGACTCCGATTATGATAAATCCACCACCGACAGCGGCACCCTGCGCTTCGAACATGATCTGACGGACAATACCACCGTGCGCAATACCACCCGTTGGTCGCGGGTGAAACAGGAGTATCTTCTGACCGCGGTGATGGGCGGCGCGAGCAATATCACCGCTCCTGATATCAATGACGTCAACACCTGGAGCTGGTCGCGTCTGGTTAATACCAAAGATGTCAGCAACCGCATTCTGACCAACCAGACCAATATCACCTCGACGTTCAATACCGGCTCGATAGGCCATGACATCAGCGCTGGCGTGGAGTTCACCCGGGAAAACCAGACCAACTATGGCGTTAACGCCCTGACCGCGCCGGCGGTGAATCTCTACCATCCGGTGAGTCACCTGTCGATTGGCGGGCTGGACAGAAACGGGGCGAACGCCAACGGCCAGACCGATACCTTCGGGATTTATGCCTTCGATACGCTGGCGCTGACCGAGCGGATTGAGGTCAACGGCGGACTGCGTCTCGACAATTACCATACCAAATATGACAGCGCCACCGCCTGCGGCGGTAGCGGACGCGGGGCTATCGCCTGCCCGCCTGGCCAGTCGACCGGCAGCCCGGTCACCACCGTCGACACCGCCAAATCCGGCAATCTGGTTAACTGGAAAGCCGGGGCGCTGTACCACTTAACCGAGCAGGGCAATGTCTACGTCAACTACGCTATCTCACAGCAGCCGCCGGGGGGCAGCAGCTTCGCCCTGGCCGCCAGCGGCAGCGGCAACAGCGCTAACCGCACCGACTTTAAGCCGCAGAAGGCAAAATCCAGCGAGCTGGGCACCAAGTGGCAAATCTTCGACAAACGTCTGCTGCTCAGCGCGGCGTTATTCCGTACGGATATTGAAAACGAAGTGGCCGCCAACGATGACGGGACCTGGTCGCAGTATGGCAAAAAGCGCGTGGAGGGGTATGAGCTCTCCGCGACCGGAAACCTGACCGCGGACTGGACGATCATCGCGGGCTACACTCAGCAGCATGCGACAGTGACAGAGGGGCAGAATGTGGCGCAGGATGGATCTTCCGCCCTGGCCTACACCCCGAAACATGCCTTTACGCTATGGACGCAGTATCAAGCCACCAGCGATCTGTCCGTCGGCGGCGGTGTGCGCTATGTCGGGAGCCTGCGCCGGGGCAGCGATGGCGCGGTCGGTACCCCGGATCACACCGAGGGCTACTGGGTCGCCGATGCCAAACTGGGCTATCGGGTCAACAGCAACCTCGATCTGCAGCTCAATATGTACAACCTGTTTGATACCGATTACGTGGCCTCCATCAACAAGAGCGGCTATCGCTATCATCCGGGCGAGCCCCGTACCTTTATGCTGACGGCGAACGTCCATTTCTGAGTTTGTGCGTGGGGCCGTTGCGCCCCACCTTTTAGAGAGAACACCGCAATGATGTATCACATTCCTGACGTGCTATCGACAGACCAGGTGGCGGAATTTACCCGACAGCTGGCGCAGGCCGAGTGGGTCGACGGGCGGGTTACGGTCGGCAGCCAGGGGGCGGCCGTCAAACAGAACCAGCAGATCGATACCCGAACGCCGCTGTATGCCCAGCTGCAGACCGCTGTGCTCGACGCGCTGCGCGGCCATCCGCAGTTTTTTTCCGCCGCGCTGCCGCGGACGATTTCCGCACCGTTGTTTAATCGCTATGGGCCAGGTGAGACCTATGGTTTTCATGTCGATGGCGCCGTTCGCCAGATCGGCGAGGCGGGCTGGATGCGCACTGACCTGTCGGCAACGCTATTTCTTTGCGATCCGGAGAGCTATGAGGGCGGTGAACTGGTGATGGAAGACACCTATGGCCAGCACCGGGTGAAACTCCCGGCCGGGCATCTGGTGCTCTATCCCGCCAGCAGCCTGCACTGCGTCACCCCGGTCACCCGCGGCGTACGTCAGGCCTCTTTTCTGTGGATCCAGTCGATGGTCCGCGACGATAAACAGCGCGCGATGCTCTACGACCTGGACCGTACCATCCAGTCTCTGAAGGCCCGCTTTGGCGACGGAGAAGAGGTCCTCTCCCTGCTCAATATGTATCACAACCTGCTGCGCCAGTGGACGGAAGTATGATCCGCTGATCGCAAGCAGGGAGGACGAGGCAATAGACTGGCCGTCCGCTGGCCAGTTTTCAACAGAGATTAAAACCGATAGCCTGCGGAGAACATAAACACCCACGGATCCAGGCGGGTGCTGACTTTCTGGTCCACGCCGCCGGCTTTGAATTTCACATCGGTATCGATATCCATGTACCACACCGACATATTCAGCAGCCAGTCGCGGTTAATCAGATAATCGAGGCCAACCTGCCCCGCCGCGCCCCAGGAGTCTTTGAGGCTCAGATCGGAAAGCCCGGCCGCCTTACCGGTGTCGTTAAAGTCTTCATTAAAGAAGGTGGTGTAGTTGATACCGGCCCCCACGTACGGGCGCACCTTGCTTTGCGCATCGCCAAAGTACCACTGCGCCATCAGGGTGGGTGGCAGCTGATGAACGGTGGCGATGGTCCCGGTTGGCCCGGTGCCGACCTTATGACGGAACGGCGTTGCCGCCAGTAATTCCACGCCAATGTTATCGGTCGCCATATAGGTAAAGGTTAAACCCAGCTGGGTGTTGTTACTGACGTTGAAACTGCCAAGGCTACCCAGCACATTGTCAGAGCCCTCCGTCGGACGGACGGTAGCGGTCCCGGCACGAATGAAAAATTCACCCGCCTCATGCGCCCAGACGCTGCCGGTAGAAAGCGTGCCAAGAATCAATGCCGCCGCTGCTAACTTCTTCATATCCACTTCCTCATTATGGTTTTTCAGCGCGGCCAAATATACCTATAACGAGTTACGTTTGATCTGTTTTAGATCACACTAAATCCTTAGATTTAACATTTATTGATCCAGATTAATTTTTGCAACCGATCGCAATGTGCTGATTCCTTTTCACATCAATTTTCACTATTCGAACAAAAAATTATTTCTGCCCCTCTTGCCGCCGCTGAGGCGGCTGGATAAGTTAACTGCCGACAATCTGTGTTGATGCGTTTTTTTCAGGTGTAATTATGAGTGAAATCAACCCGTGCATGACGTGCGGTGCCTGTTGTGCGTATTTTCGAGTCTCTTTCTACTGGGCGGAAGCCGACGACGCGGGTGGCCTGGTCCCCTCTGCGCTGACCGAGCCGCTGACCCCCTTCCTGCGCTGCATGAGCGGCACTAACCAACGCCAGAGCCGCTGCGCAGCGTTGTCTGGCAACATTGGTGAGGCCGTCCACTGCACTATCTATGAAAACCGGCCCTCACCGTGCCGCGAATTCGCCATGTCCGGGGAAAATGGCGAGGAAAACGATGCCTGCAACCGGGCACGGGCGCGCTACGGCCTGCCACCATTGCGGCCTCTTTACAAAGATATACCTGCCCTGACCGGCGCAGAGAGTGCTACGACGCAACGATTTGCGGTACAATCGCCGGCTAGTTAACACCTGCGACACTCAAGGAGAATGCATGTCTATCACGGCGAAGTCCGTCTACCGTGACACCGGGAATTTTTTTCGTAATCAGTTCATTACCATTTTGCTGATTGCGCTGTTGTGCGCGTTCATCACGGTAGTACTTGGCCATGCCTTTTCACCCAGCGACGAGCAGCTGTCGATCCTCAGCGAAGGGGATAACCTCGCCGGTAGCGCCGGCCTGTTCGAGCTGGTGCAGAACATGACGCCGGAGCAGCAGCAGGTTCTGCTGCGCGCCTCGGCGGCATCGACCTTTTCAGGTCTGGTGGGTAATGCGATCCTTGTCGGCGGCATCCTGCTGCTGATCCAGCTGGTCTCTGCCGGTCATCGTGTCAGCGCCCTGCGTGCCATCGGCGCCTCGGCGCCGGTGCTGCCGAAGCTGCTGCTGCTGATCCTGTTCACCACCTTCCTGGTGCAAATGGGGATGATGTTAGTGCTGGTGCCCGGCGTGCTGCTGGCCATCGTGCTGGCCTTTGCGCCGATCATGCTGGTACAGGACAAAATGGGCATCCTCAGCGCCATGCGCAGCAGCATGCGCCTGGCGTGGGCCAACCTGCGGCTGGTGGCGCCAGCCATTATTGGCTGGCTGGCGGCAAAAACCCTGCTGTTACTGCTCGCTTCCAGTTTTGCCGTCCTGACGCCGAATGTAGGGGCAGTGGTCATCAACACCATCAGCAACCTGATTTCCGCCCTGTTGCTGATCTATTTATTCCGCGTATATATGCTTATCCGCAGCTAATTTTAACCAGGATCGGGGGCATCCCCGGTCCGTCCTGAAAGACGGGATCGATGTATGAAGCAGTTTCTGGATTTTTTACCGCTGGTGGTCTTCTTTGCCTTCTATAAGCTTTACGATATCTATGCCGCCACCACGGCGCTGATTGTGGCGACCGCCATCGTGCTGATCTACAGCTGGGTGCGCTATCGTAAAGTCGAAAAAATGGCGCTGGTCACCTTTGTGCTGGTGGCCGTCTTTGGCGGGTTAACCATCTTCTTCCACAATGATGAGTTTATTAAATGGAAGGTGACGGTGATTTATGCCCTGTTCGCCGGCGCGCTGCTGTTCAGCCAGTGGGTGATGAAAAAGCCGCTGATCCAGCGCATGCTGGGCAAAGAGCTGACCCTGCCGCAGCAGGTCTGGTCGCGGCTTAACCTGGCCTGGGCAGTATTCTTTATCCTCTGTGGGCTGGCCAATATCTATATCGCGTTCTGGCTGCCGCAAAATATCTGGGTCAACTTCAAGGTCTTTGGCTTAACCGCCCTCACGCTGGTCTTTACGCTGCTGAGCGGGATCTACATCTACCGTCATATGCCCCAGGACGACCACCACTAATTGCTCCGCCGGCGCGCCAACGCGCGCCGCGCTCACCCCGGACGATCTCACTGCGCTGGCAACCGTTCCCTGCAATCACAACTTCCGCACATAACCTGACAGCGTTTCCGCCACAATACGCAAGTTCCCTACATGATTTCTCTCAACAGCATAAAAAATTGCGGTAATTGTGAGGATTTTATGGAGATTCATTTCCTTACATTGTAATGATAATGGTTATCATTAATATTCTCGATCTCATTTTATTGGCTTTGAAAAGGATATTTATATGAGATCGCTGCAATATTATGCTCCAACGACCCTGGCGCTGGTCATATCCAGTCTGCTCGTCCCGAACGCCTTTGCTGAAGAGTCAGAACAAGATACCGAAACGATGATTGTGCGCAGTACGGCGGAAGAGGCGCTTAAGCAACAGCCCGGGGTGTCGATTATCACGGCAGAGGATATTGCTAAGCAGCCGCCGGTCAACGATCTCTCAGACATCATCCGTAAAATGCCCGGGGTGAATTTGACCGGCAACAGCGCCAGCGGCAGTCGGGGCAACAACCGCCAGATTGATATTCGCGGCATGGGGCCGGAGAACACCCTGATCCTGATAGATGGGGTACCGGTCACGTCACGTAACGCGGTTCGCTATAGCTGGCGCGGCGAACGCGATACCCGGGGCGACAGCAACTGGGTACCTGCCGAAATGGTCGAGCGAATTGAAGTTCTCCGCGGTCCGGCTGCCGCACGCTATGGTTCCGGCGCGGCGGGGGGAGTGGTCAACATCATTACCAAACGCCCGACCAACAACTGGCACGGTTCGCTCTCTTTCTTCACCAATCAGCCGGAAAACAACAAGGAAGGCACGACTAATCGCGCTAATTTCAATCTCAGCGGCCCACTGGCCGGCGAGGCGCTGACCATGCGCCTGTATGGCAATATCAATAAAACGGAACCCGACGCCTGGGACATTAACCATGCGCAAAACGGCTCTTACGCTGCGGGACGTGAAGGGGTCCGCAATAAAGACATTAACGCCCTACTGTCATGGAAAATGACCCCGCAACAAATTCTCGATTTCAGCTACGCCTACAGCCGTCAGGGGAATATCTATGCCGGTGATACTCAATACAGCAACGGCAATCTTAGCCCGAACGGGCTGGTAGACTCCCTGTACGGCCACGAAACTAATCGCCTCTATCGCCAGTCCTGGGGACTGACCTACAACGGTCTATGGGATTGGGGTCAGTCCAAAGCCGGTGTTTACTACGAGAAAACCAACAATACCCGACTGCAGGAAGGCTCTACCGGCCGCGTCGAAGGTATGATCAACAGTGAAGATTATGCCACCAGCCGTCTGGAATCCTGGCGTACTACCTCGGAATTCAATGTGCCTTTTTACTGGCTGGCAGACCAGACGCTGACGCTGGGAATGGAATGGAATCATGATAAGCTCGACGACCCGGCATCGATGCAGGCCACTAACAGCAACGGCGAGACTATCCCCGGAACGTCGGGCGATCCTGCGCAACGGAGTACCAAAAACAGCGCCACTCTCACCGGGATCTATCTGGAGGATAATATCGAAGCCGTACCCGGCACCAACCTGATCCCCGGCATTCGCTTTGATTATCATAATCAGTTTGGTAGCAACTGGAGTCCAAGCCTCAACGTGTCTCAAGCGCTGGGCGATATGTTCACGCTGAAGGCCGGTATCGCGCGCGTGTTTAAAGCGCCTAACCTCTATCAATCTAGTGAGGGCTATTTGCTCTCCACCCGCGGCAACGGTTGTCCGAACACGATCGCCGAAGGCAGCTGCTATCTGCTGGGCAACCCTGACCTCGATCCGGAAATCAGTATTAACAAAGAGATCGGTATCGAATTTAACCTTAATGGTTACGCAGCCGGAGTCACCTGGTTTCGCAACGATTACAAAAACAAAATCGTCTCCGGAACCGAGGTGCTGGGCTATACCTCCAGCGGCAATAATATTCTGCAGTGGCAGAACGGCGGCAAAGCCGTGGTCGAGGGGCTGGAAGGAAATCTGCTGATCCCGGTGCTGGCTGATATCCTCAGCTGGCGGACCAATGCCACCTGGATGCTCAAATCTGAAAGTAAAGAGACAGGCAACCCGCTGTCGGTCATCCCGAAATATACCGTTAACACGATGCTCGACTGGCAGGTAAACGACGCCCTGTCTGCGAATGTTAACTGGACGCTTTATGGCCGTCAGAAGCCGCGTCAGTATGCGGAGATCCGCAACGAAACCGGAACCCTTGCCACCACCGAGGTTGGCGCCTATTCCATCGTGGGTATTGGTACTCAGTATCAGCTAAACCGGGATATTCGCCTGAACGCCGGAATAAGTAATCTATTTGATAAGCAACTGTATCGCGAAAATGCCGGCGCCTCGACCTACAATGAGCCTGGCCGCGCGTATTACGCCGGAGTGACCCTCTCCTTCTGAACCACCGCGCCCGCGCCAGCGGGCGTATTCCCCTATTCTCACTGAGCTATTTTCATAGTAGCATCCCGCTGATCGTCTTTGACCACAACAGAGTAGAGCATGACAACAACAGATCTCGCCCCAAAGGGCGAAATGGTTTTACGTACTCTTGCCATGCCGGCGGATACGAATGCCAATGGGGATATTTTTGGCGGCTGGCTGATGTCGCAGATGGATATTGGCGGCGCCATTATGGCCAAAGAGATCGCCCAAGGTCGCGTGGTGACCGTACGGGTGGATGGGATGACCTTTTTACGCCCGGTCGCCGTTGGCGACGTGGTGTGCTGCTACGCCCGCTGTGTGAAGCGCGGAAACACCTCGGTAACTATTAACATCGAAGTGTGGGTGAAAAAAGTCTCTTCAGAACCGATTGGCCAACGCTACAAGGCGACGGAAGCGCTGTTTATCTACGTTGCCGTTGATAATCAGGGAAAACCACGTCCTCTGCCAGCGGAATAAGAAGGTGCCCGGCTTGCCGGGCACCTGACTTACAGAAAGCCCAGCAGCGAAAAAAAGAAGTAACCGATGACAATCACGATCACCGGCAGCACGTACAGTGGGAAATACTGCACCAGGATAGTATGGCGCGGAACCACAATGCGTTCGGCGAGCTGCTCGCGGGTTAACCCATCTACGCCTTTGGCCTGCTCAAGGATCAGCTGGTCCTCAATCCCCTCGCGGAGAAATTTCGCCTGCCGCGCCATCCGCGCGCCGGAAGCCTGCAGGGCCATGCCGACGAACACCAGAATGAAGATGATCCAGAAGCCGATGTTCAGGCTATGGTGAAAATCCGGCAGCGGTGAGTTGTACCAGAAAAAGTTCAGGAACGGCGTGTTAAAGCGCATCATCTCAATCATCACGTGCGCAAAATCCATCATTACCGCATCAATGCCGGGTTTCTTTTCACTGTGCTCATACATAAATTTGAGCACAGAAATCAGCGTCGACAGCACGGCGGGAATAAAGATAACCCATCCTAAAATGCGTTTAATAACCGCTATGCGTCCAGCTTGTTGGTACGTCATGAGTTCCCCTTGTTAAAGACGCGTTGGTGGTTCGCCTGCTGCCAGTTGCGTGGCGCTGGCTTCCCTCGCTCCCCCGAGTATGTCGAGTATAAGTCTATCTGCCACGGCGAATTTCGCCCAATAATGCGCGGTATGATATACCATGATTGCCGATTCGTTTATCTGATTACGCAACAGGAGAAGGACATATGTCAGCGAAGCGCCGCATTGAGGCCGCGATATTTGATATGGACGGGTTGCTGATTGACTCGGAGCCGCTCTGGGATCAGGCGGAAGTCGAGGTCATGGAAAGTCTGGGGGTGGATACCCGTCGCCGCGATGAATTGCCCGACCTGCTCGGTCTGCGAATCGACCTGGTGGTGGATCTGTGGTACACGCAGCAGCCGTGGCACGGCGTAGATCGGGCGGAAGCTACCGCGCGCATTATCCGTCGCGCCATCGAGCTGGTGGAAGCTTCCCGTCCGCTGCTGCCGGGCGTGCGCGAAGCGGTGGCCCTGTGTAAAGCTCAGGGTTTGAAGGTGGGCCTGGCCTCGGCCTCGCCGCTGATGATGCTGGAAAAAGTGCTCGCTATGTTTGAACTGCGCGACCAGTTTGATGCGCTCGCCTCTGCGGAGCATTTACCCTGGAGCAAACCGCACCCGCAGGTTTACCTCAACTGCGCCGCTGCCCTGGGAGTCGACCCGCAGCGCTGCGTCGCGCTGGAAGATTCTGTCAACGGCATGATCGCCAGCAAAGCCGCGCGCATGCGGGCTATCGTGGTGCCGGAAGCGGAGAATAGCCGCGACCCGCGCTTTGTGCTGGCGGACGTCAAGCTCCCGTCACTGCTGGCCCTCACTGCAGAGAACTTGCTCGGCTAAGACCACTGGCGGGTGCAACAATCGCTGTCACGCCGCCAGAACTTAAATCAAAACACAGTTTCATTTTAATTGTAATTTTGTTTCTCTGCCTCTATGCTGGGGACAGGTGGCGTCATGGTACGCCTGAAGATCAGCTGACAGAGGTGAATATGATACTGAACGCCTTCGACCTGACGGGTAAGGTCGCCATCGTGACCGGTTGCGATACCGGCCTGGGACAGGGAATGACGCTGGGCCTGGCGCAGGCCGGGTGCGATATCGTCGGCATTAACCGCAAGATCCCCCATGATACGGCCGAACAGGTTCAGGCGCTGGGACGTCGGTTTCATGCCATACAGGCGGATCTCAGCCATCAGAGTGATATGACTGCCCTGGTTGACCAGGCCGTGGCGGCGATGGGTCGGGTCGATATTCTGGTCAACAACGCGGGAACTATTCGTCGCCATGATGCCCTGAATTTCCCGGAAAGCGACTGGGATGCGGTGATTGACCTGAATCTTAAAGCCGTGTTTTTCCTTAGCCAGGCGGTCGCCAGACAGTTTATTCATCAGGGCGACGGCGGGAAAATCATCAACATTGCCTCGGTGCTCTCGTTTCAGGGCGGTATTCGCGTGCCCTCCTACACCGCCTCGAAAAGCGGCCTGCTCGGCCTCA is a genomic window containing:
- a CDS encoding LysR family transcriptional regulator, coding for MDINQLRCFVVLGDELHFGRAARKLEMMPASLSRFIKLLEDDLGIRLLNRSTRNVSLTPEGAAFLNEAKTVIADFDALRQRFRKNSLLQKRTLRIGAIDSAAKGLLPELLNLFVRRFPEADIHLTEDKSHKLIPRLISGWLDVVFVRPPEHIDATLTTRFIANETCVLAVPANHRLVSYDEVSIDDFRHEPVILPERRTRRHSHDLTMNIFKEGGSMPVIAQYAEEKQTILSFVAAGLGIALVPASYKDMNADGVKYLALTPKKHIEGLPLSAMWHQGNNNIYVRSLLEILSDNIDELTRDL
- the ybiX gene encoding PKHD-type hydroxylase YbiX, with the protein product MMYHIPDVLSTDQVAEFTRQLAQAEWVDGRVTVGSQGAAVKQNQQIDTRTPLYAQLQTAVLDALRGHPQFFSAALPRTISAPLFNRYGPGETYGFHVDGAVRQIGEAGWMRTDLSATLFLCDPESYEGGELVMEDTYGQHRVKLPAGHLVLYPASSLHCVTPVTRGVRQASFLWIQSMVRDDKQRAMLYDLDRTIQSLKARFGDGEEVLSLLNMYHNLLRQWTEV
- a CDS encoding quinone oxidoreductase family protein, with the protein product MKAAVVFDLAEGPVWADFIEPQPAPGQTLIDIRAAAMSHVVKARASGSHYSFDGNLPFVPGIDGVGTLPNGQRVYFAFPTAPFGSMAQRAPVALQNCLPVPDALDDVSAAAMANPGMSAWASLVTRAQLQAGETVLINGATGSAGQLAVQIARYLGTKKIIATGRNAQALAALDADVCIQLNADDKTVTEQFSVASAAQIDVVIDYLWGRSAELLLPALAKYTPAGSPVRYVQVGSLAGADIALNGAVLRSAPLLLMGSGIGSLTMPQLLAATGEMLQAAVPGKLTIATTPRPLQEIAAAWPQDDSQKRTVFTLG
- a CDS encoding MarR family winged helix-turn-helix transcriptional regulator gives rise to the protein MQDAHNDYDITDFHGALLDIISVMNQPLRDEQILQAAGVQLEQMLFPLLVAVGRHGPVGVVELADHLGRDYTTVSRQVKKLEAQGLACKQPNRHDRRISEVTLSAKGQRMIDSIALARRRLMNQVLAQWPEEEVQALFRLTRKYADSLQQPS
- a CDS encoding catecholate siderophore receptor Fiu, coding for MEKNASLPFGSFNSLALFTGLCLGASPATGIAAEKSVKNSEETLVVEASPPSLYSPGASADPKFNKPLVDTTRTITVIPEQVIKDQGVTNLTDALKNVPGVGAFYAGENGSSTTGDAIYMRGVDTSNSIYVDGIRDIGSVTRDTFNTQQVEVIKGPAGTDYGRSAPSGSINMISKQPRLDSGIDGSASIGSAWSRRGTLDLNQAFSDNAAFRLNLMGEKTHDAGRDRIENERYGIAPSLAFGLDTPTRLYLNYLHVRQNNTPDGGIPTVGLPGYSAPSPKYAALNSAGKVDTNNFYGTDSDYDKSTTDSGTLRFEHDLTDNTTVRNTTRWSRVKQEYLLTAVMGGASNITAPDINDVNTWSWSRLVNTKDVSNRILTNQTNITSTFNTGSIGHDISAGVEFTRENQTNYGVNALTAPAVNLYHPVSHLSIGGLDRNGANANGQTDTFGIYAFDTLALTERIEVNGGLRLDNYHTKYDSATACGGSGRGAIACPPGQSTGSPVTTVDTAKSGNLVNWKAGALYHLTEQGNVYVNYAISQQPPGGSSFALAASGSGNSANRTDFKPQKAKSSELGTKWQIFDKRLLLSAALFRTDIENEVAANDDGTWSQYGKKRVEGYELSATGNLTADWTIIAGYTQQHATVTEGQNVAQDGSSALAYTPKHAFTLWTQYQATSDLSVGGGVRYVGSLRRGSDGAVGTPDHTEGYWVADAKLGYRVNSNLDLQLNMYNLFDTDYVASINKSGYRYHPGEPRTFMLTANVHF